CGGGGGCGGCCGTGGGCGGCTTTCTCTACGCCCAATCACCGACGATCGCGTTCACCGTGGCTACCGTCGTTGGCCTCGTCGGGACGCTCGTGTTCGTGGTGTTCGGGGTCGAGCCGACAACATAACGGGTTTCGTCGTGGGGTCCCAAGCAAGGGTATGCTCGAAGTCGGAGACGAGGCTCCCTCGTTCACACTCACGAATCAGGACGGCGAGGACGTTTCACTCGCGGACTACGCTGGCAGACACGTCGTCGTTTACTTCTACCCGCGGGCCGACACGCCCGGCTGTACCACCGAAGCCTGCGAGTTTCGCGACCTCTGGAAGCAGTACGAAGCGCGCGACATCGCGGTGCTCGCCATCAGTGACGACCCTGTTGGCGACCTACAGGACTTCGCTGAAAAGTACGACCTGCCCATCGAACTTCTGAGCGACGAGTCGGGTGCGGTCGCCGCAGCTTACGACTCCTACGGCGAGAAGAACATGTTCGGCAAGACGTTCGACGGCGTGTTCCGGAACACCTACCTCGTCGGGCCTGACGGCACCGTCGTCGACGTCTACCGGAACGTCACACCGGAGGGCCACGCAGCGACCGTCCTCAAAGCGCTCGACTAGTCGGTCACGCACTCGGCCAATTCACGGTACGATTCGAACTGCGCTCTGCCCCACGCGATGGCGTCTGCGTCGTGGTTAGTGACGAACGCCCGCATGTTCTGGCGGCTGTCGTAGAGGCTTATTCCCACGAACGGTTCCGGTTCCTCGACCACGATAAGTTCGTACGGGAGCGGTTCCTCGGTCGTGAAAAAGCGGAAATTTTCGAGCGCGAACACGTCCTCCATCACGTCCGCGTACTCGGAGACGAGGTAGGTGACGACGGAGGTCGTCGTGAGTAACTCGGCCTCGAGCGACCCCGAGCGCAACTCGTTTGCGAACAGTTCGACGTACCGAGACCGGGTAATCGGGGAAAACCCCTGGAGGCGCGAGGCCTCTCTGACCGCCTGCTCGAAGGCATCGACCGGGCGGTCCGGGTCGTGGGAGACGGCGTGGACCACCTCGCCGCCACAGAACACGTCGGCAGGGAGGTTCGCTTCGCGAGGGAGGTCAGAGAGGGGCGTTTCGAGTTCACAGAGCGTTTTTAGATTCTCGTAAAACGAGTCGTACAGTTCGACTACGAGTCGCCCAAACGTCGTCAGATGGTACTTGCCACCGTCCTGTTCGACGAGTCTGAGCGCCTCGAGTTCACGCGTCCCCCGGTAGACGGTCGAGCGTGACGCCCCGAGTGCGTCTACGAGGTCTCGCGTGTCCTGTGGGCCGTCGAGGAGGCACGTCACGAGTTCGCTCCGTTTCCCGACGACCTCCATCGCCTCACGCGGTGCTGGCGTACCCATACTCTACTCTGTGATGAAGCGTCAGGTGGATAAGCGTACGGGTGGGTTGGTTCACTCGATTTCGAGCCGGGCGATGTCGGCTTCGCCGCAGTACGGACACTCACTGAATGCGGACTCGACGGTCGTTCCACACTCTCGGCACTCGTAGACGACTGGGTCGTCGTCGACGGCAAATACGGTTTTTACTCTATCTAACACGGATATTCTCCCCTGGCCGTTAGTCACGTATTACAACTAATCCACCATAATTATGCAGTCGCTAGTTTTGACAAATCGGGCTGTTGAACAGTCACAACAGTTATCTATAATCGACGGACAGCGCGGTGTCCGGGGACGATGTCGCCCGCGTGTACGTCGGCGGCCCGCTACCCACCACGTCGAAGGCCTCAATGCGGATGACGAGGCGGCCTGCAGGGAGGGTTGCGCGCAGTAGTGGCCCCGTACTCGTCACGACGACGTAGGGCGGGGCGGCGACCGGTTGTGCCTGCATCGTCTCGCCGCCGGCCTCGACCGCCGTCACGAGCATTGCGGGGTAGGTCGAGAGCACGCCCCGGTCCGTGAGGAGGGCGCGAAACGGTTCGACGACGTGCTCGCGGTCGCGTACTGACTCGTCCGGCCACGCCTCGCTCACGGCGTCTGCACACCGAAGCGTCTCGCGAATCAACTCCCCATACTCGGCTCCGAGCGCGCGCTGAATCCCCGCCGTGTCCATCGTCACTCCGAGATGGTGTTGAGGACGTAGGTGGAGAACCCAACCTCAGTGATGTCCTCCGCGTCCAGGGCTTCGAGCCAGCCCTTTTCCATGTGCCAGGTGCCGCGCAACGTTCCCTCCGTGTCGGTGACGCGGGCCTCGATTCTGCGTGGGCGGGCTGCCTGTTCGCGGTAAACCGTCACGACCTGTCCGACGCTCTGTTGTGGAACGCCCGTGCCCGGAGCAACCGTCTCGTATTCGAGTTCGAGCGTCTCCTGGGTTACCGTCGCGTCGGTCACGTAGACGCCGAAGCTCATCAGGTGCATTTCGAGCGTCTCTTCGAGCGACTCGCTCATGGCTCACGAGAGGGGCGGCAGGCACATAATGGCCACCATCGTCACTCTTCTGCGAGTTCGTCGAGGAGGGTTTCGAGGCTGTAGCTGTCGAGTGCCCGATTGCTGTCGCGCAGCGTCGAGATGACGAACGTCGAGTTGGTGCGCTCTACCTCCTCCAGCGATTCGAAGTCGGTGATGAGGCGTTCTACCTTGTCCGCGTCAGAAAGCTGGGCGATGACGATGAAGTCCGTCTCGCCCATCGTGAAGTACGCCTTGGTCACGCCCTCGATGGCGAGCAGTTTCTCCTCTACGTCCTGGTGGGGGCCGTGGTAGTCGGTGAGCACCTCCACGATGACGGTGACGCCGAGGCCGAGTTCCTCTAAGTCGAGGTCGTAGAGGTCGTTGGTGATGACGCCTCGCTCTTTGAGTTTGTTCAGTCGGTAGTGAATCGTCGAGACCGGAATCTCCGTCTCCTCGTGGAGTTTCTCTGGACTCCCGGTTTCCAGGTCCACGATTGCCTTGAGCAGCGTGATGTCGCGCTCGTCCATTGGCCCAACCCACGCCACCGAGGCGGTTGAATCTATCCTCTCAGTGACGAGCCATGCGGACACCCAGCGCTCAATCTATAAGGATTAATTACCCATCAAAATCGAAGTTTGGACCAATTCTCGTATATTTCTACAAACTATAATGGATTGTTTGTAGTAGAGTTTAAATGCCTGCGTCTATTTCGACTAGACACATGAACAAACGGCTCCTCGCTATGTTCGCCCTCCTCGCGACGTTCTGGGGCACCTCCTTCGTCGCCATCGAGGTGGGCCTGCACGCATTCCCACCACTCCTGTTCGCCGCCCTGCGCTACGACGTCGCCGGGCTGATTATCCTCGGCTACGCGGCCCTGACCACAGACCGGTGGCTCCCACGCGCGAAAGACGAGTTACTGCTCGTCGCCATCACGGGCGTCACCATCATCGGCGCGTACCACGGCCTGCTCTATCTCGGCGCACAGCACGTCTCCGGCGCGATCGCCGCCGTCATCATCAGCCTCTCGCCGGTGTTGACCGCCGTCTTCGCGAGCACGTTGCTCCCAGACGAGTCGCTTCACCCGCTGGGGATTGCCGGCCTGCTGGCCGGTCTCGTCGGCGTGGTCGTCATCGCCAACCCCGACCCATCTAACCTGCTCTCTGCGAGTATGCTCGGCATCGTCCTCATCTTCCTCGGCGCGGCGAGTTTCGCCCTCGGGTCGGTGCTCACCCGGCCGATTCGCTCTGACCTCCCGCTCCCCACCCTGCAGGGCTGGGCGATGCTCCTCGGGTCCGGCCTGCTTCACGTCGTCAGCGTCGCTCGCGGTGAGTCGTTCGCCGCTATCGAGTGGACCCTTCCCGCCGTCACGTCGCTCACGTACCTGACGCTCATCTCGGGAGTCGTCGCGTTCCTGCTCTACTTCGAGTTGCTCGACATCCTCGGCCCAATCGAGATTAACCTCATCGGCTACCTCGAACCGGTCGTCGCCTCCACGATGAGCTTCCTCCTGCTCGGTCACGTCATCAGCGCACCGACGCTCGCTGGCTTCGTCGCCATCTTCGTCGGATTCGCGCTCATCAAGTACGAGACCCTGCAGGCGGCGTTCCACAGGGCGTCGGCCAGAGCGCGCCGAACCACCCACCGGTTCTGAGCGCCATTTCTCTGCGAGAAACGTTCGAAAAACAGTCGCCCGCTACGCTTCTTCTTCGCCGCGCTCCGAGTACGCAGCGTAGCGAAGCAGGTTCAGACTCCACTCCTCTGGCAGGTCGGTGATGAGGTCGTTTACGTCCTGAGATTCGTAGTCGTCCGAGAGAATTTCCGCGACGAAATCTGCGGCCTTGCCGTAGGCGACCGACTTGCCGAGTGACTCGCCTTTCTGCTCTGCGCTCCACTCGTCTTCGTACTCGATTGCTTCGAGTTTGTGGGCTCCAGAGAGGATGCGAAGACGGAGTCGAAGATTTTCCAGTGACTTGCGGTCGGATGAATCTTGCATAGCTATTGGCGTCTCGTATGTGGGCCTGTGGTATAAAATCCGCTACCGCCGCGGGCAGTCGTAGGTGTCCCGAACCGTGTCCGCGAGCATGCCGCCCTTCTCCAGACAGATGTAGACCACGACGAACGGTTCGACCTCCGGATTGAGAACGAACACCTCGTAGGGCGGCGCGACGTGCTCGCCGACCCGTTCGACGAGCGGTTCGAGAGGGGTGATGCCGTCGCGGAACTCGGAGAACAGGTCGCGTTCACCCGCCTGTTTCGCGAAGGTGTAGACGACGCCGTTTGGCTCGTTGTCGGTACTATAGGTGACGGTGGAGTTCATCCCCTCACCCATCGACTCACCCTCCTGCCAGGTGTCCTGGGCGGCCTCGAAGATGTTCGTCGCGCCGTCTACGAACTCGAACAGCGTCTCCGTGCGCACCGAGAGCGTCGTGACCCGCGGCGTGCCCGCTTCCCACTCGACTGTCGCGTCGATGGTGTAGCCCGGTTCGAGGTCGGCGACCGACTCGCCGACTGCCACGTACGTCGGGTCGTACGATTCGACGTCGAGCAGGAGGAGTTCGTTCTCCTCACGCGTGCTCTCGAGAACGCGAAACGTCCCGTGGGTCGTCACCTGCATGCCCGGCGGTAGGCCGGGGAGCCTCTTGAACCGCCCGTCTCGGGGATGACTTACAAGCGCCGACCCCCAACCGACGCCCATGCGCATCGTCTCGCTCCTGCCCGCCGCCACCGAGTTGCTCTACGCCCTCGGCGTCACGCCCGTGGGCGTCAGCCACGAGTGTGACTACCCGCCCGCCGCCGCCAACCTGCCGTCCGTGGTCGAATCGCGCATCGACGCCTCGGCCACGAGCGCCGAAATCGACGTCCAGGTGCAGGCTGCGATGGCCGAACACGGCAGCGTCTACGCGCTCGACCGCGAGAAGCTGCGGACGCTCAACCCGGACGTCGTCGTCACGCAGGGCGTCTGTGACGTGTGCGCGGTCGATTCAGCGCTCGTCGAGACGGCCGTCCGCGATCTCGGCCTGGACGCCGAAGTCGTGACGACGGACGTTCACTCGCTCGCAGACCTGTATCGCGACCTGCGGAAGGTGGGCGCGGTGACGGGTCAAGAGGAGGCGGCCGAGGAGGTCGTTTCTACACTGCAAGCGCGGGTCAGCGAGGTCGAATCGCGGGCGAGCGCAGCCGCTGAATCACCCACAGTCGCCGTCCTCGACTGGCTCGACCCGGTGATGGTCGCCGGTCACTGGATTCCCGAACTCGTGGAATTGGCTGGGGGAACCTACCCACTCGCCGACGTGGGCGCGGAGTCCAGACCCCGCGAGTGGGCGACGATTCGGGAGTGCGACCCGGACGTGCTCGTCGCGGCTCCCTGTGGATTCGAACTGGCCGACGCCAGCGACGACGCCACGCAACTTCGCGAGAACCCGGGGTGGGACGACCTCACCGCGGTCCGGACGAACCGGGCCTACGCGATGGAGGGTCACCATCTCGTGAACCGCCCCGGCCCGCGACTCGTGGACACGCTCGAACATCTCGCACGACTGATTCATCCCGAGGAGTTCGGCAATCCAGACCCCACCGTCGCGGCCACAATCTCCCGAACCATCCCCCCACGATGATTCGATTCACGCAGGAAGCGTACGACGCACTCGTGGACCACGCGATGGCGGGCGCACCCGAAGAGATCTGTGGCATCCTCGAAGGCGGGCGCGAAGGAGACACAGCACAGGTGCAGGCCGCCCACCCGGTCGAAAACGTGGCTGAACAGCCACGGACGCGCTATACCCTCGACCCGGAGGCACAGCTCGACGTGATGGAGGAAATCGAGGAGCGCGGCGCGTCAGTGGTTGGCTTCTATCACTCACATCCCGACGGGCCGACGGGGCCGAGCGCCACCGACGAGGCTCAGGCGACGTGGCCTGGCTACTCGTACGTTATCGTCGCACTCGCGGGCCGCCCCTTCGTCGGGTCGTGGAAGTGGACCGGCGACCGGTTCGAACAGGAAGTCGTCTCAGTCGGCGGTGATTGAACAGGTTTCCGCATACTCCACGTCGTGGACGGACTCGATGGCCGGGTCC
This sequence is a window from Haladaptatus sp. QDMS2. Protein-coding genes within it:
- the bcp gene encoding thioredoxin-dependent thiol peroxidase — its product is MLEVGDEAPSFTLTNQDGEDVSLADYAGRHVVVYFYPRADTPGCTTEACEFRDLWKQYEARDIAVLAISDDPVGDLQDFAEKYDLPIELLSDESGAVAAAYDSYGEKNMFGKTFDGVFRNTYLVGPDGTVVDVYRNVTPEGHAATVLKALD
- a CDS encoding winged helix-turn-helix domain-containing protein — encoded protein: MGTPAPREAMEVVGKRSELVTCLLDGPQDTRDLVDALGASRSTVYRGTRELEALRLVEQDGGKYHLTTFGRLVVELYDSFYENLKTLCELETPLSDLPREANLPADVFCGGEVVHAVSHDPDRPVDAFEQAVREASRLQGFSPITRSRYVELFANELRSGSLEAELLTTTSVVTYLVSEYADVMEDVFALENFRFFTTEEPLPYELIVVEEPEPFVGISLYDSRQNMRAFVTNHDADAIAWGRAQFESYRELAECVTD
- a CDS encoding Lrp/AsnC family transcriptional regulator gives rise to the protein MDERDITLLKAIVDLETGSPEKLHEETEIPVSTIHYRLNKLKERGVITNDLYDLDLEELGLGVTVIVEVLTDYHGPHQDVEEKLLAIEGVTKAYFTMGETDFIVIAQLSDADKVERLITDFESLEEVERTNSTFVISTLRDSNRALDSYSLETLLDELAEE
- a CDS encoding DUF6663 family protein, whose protein sequence is MQVTTHGTFRVLESTREENELLLLDVESYDPTYVAVGESVADLEPGYTIDATVEWEAGTPRVTTLSVRTETLFEFVDGATNIFEAAQDTWQEGESMGEGMNSTVTYSTDNEPNGVVYTFAKQAGERDLFSEFRDGITPLEPLVERVGEHVAPPYEVFVLNPEVEPFVVVYICLEKGGMLADTVRDTYDCPRR
- a CDS encoding desampylase; the encoded protein is MIRFTQEAYDALVDHAMAGAPEEICGILEGGREGDTAQVQAAHPVENVAEQPRTRYTLDPEAQLDVMEEIEERGASVVGFYHSHPDGPTGPSATDEAQATWPGYSYVIVALAGRPFVGSWKWTGDRFEQEVVSVGGD
- a CDS encoding cobalamin-binding protein, whose protein sequence is MRIVSLLPAATELLYALGVTPVGVSHECDYPPAAANLPSVVESRIDASATSAEIDVQVQAAMAEHGSVYALDREKLRTLNPDVVVTQGVCDVCAVDSALVETAVRDLGLDAEVVTTDVHSLADLYRDLRKVGAVTGQEEAAEEVVSTLQARVSEVESRASAAAESPTVAVLDWLDPVMVAGHWIPELVELAGGTYPLADVGAESRPREWATIRECDPDVLVAAPCGFELADASDDATQLRENPGWDDLTAVRTNRAYAMEGHHLVNRPGPRLVDTLEHLARLIHPEEFGNPDPTVAATISRTIPPR
- a CDS encoding DMT family transporter, which gives rise to MNKRLLAMFALLATFWGTSFVAIEVGLHAFPPLLFAALRYDVAGLIILGYAALTTDRWLPRAKDELLLVAITGVTIIGAYHGLLYLGAQHVSGAIAAVIISLSPVLTAVFASTLLPDESLHPLGIAGLLAGLVGVVVIANPDPSNLLSASMLGIVLIFLGAASFALGSVLTRPIRSDLPLPTLQGWAMLLGSGLLHVVSVARGESFAAIEWTLPAVTSLTYLTLISGVVAFLLYFELLDILGPIEINLIGYLEPVVASTMSFLLLGHVISAPTLAGFVAIFVGFALIKYETLQAAFHRASARARRTTHRF